CGTCATCGGGGCGTCAACAAACGCGCGACGGTCGTGCGCTACGGCAGCAGCAGGTCCGCCACGACGTAGCGATGGTCGGAGCCCGGCATCCAGCCCGTGAAGGCCGCACGGGTGGCTATTGAGCGGTCGTGCAGGACGTAATCGATGCGGATCAGCGTCGTGCCGGGCCACCCCTCGAACTCGCGGACGGGAAACGACAGCCCGAGGCCCCAGCCAGCCTCACGGTGCGCGTCGCTCAGATCGCGCATCAGCTCCCGATACTTCGGCTGGCGGTCGCCGGTGTTGAAGTCGCCGACGATCAGCAACGGCCCGCCGCGACGGTCGATGCCGGCCAGCGCGGCGTCGAGTGGTCCGCTGGTCCGGCTCGGATCGAAGCCCGTCGGGTAGCGCAGCGGCCCGAGACGCGCCGCCTCGATGCGGGGGGTCGGCGGGTGGACGTTCACCAGCGTGACGGTTCGCCCGTCCACGTCGAGGGTGACGCGCTGACAGGAGCAGACGTGCTGATACCAGCCGGTCGCCGGCTCGACATGGATCGGGTGGCGGCTGAGGATCCCCAGGCCGTCCACCGAGTCCGTCGGGCCGAGCAGTTGATGCGGGTACTCGGCCCGCAGCTGCCGGGCGAGGTACGCCGACATCGGGCGGCTCAGCTCCTGGATCGCCACGACGTCCGGCGACTCGACCACGATGGCCGCCGCCACCCGCGCCAGATCGCCGTTGGGGGCCAGCA
This genomic window from Chloroflexota bacterium contains:
- a CDS encoding endonuclease/exonuclease/phosphatase family protein, which gives rise to MLGWQLLRLTPVADWWLFELLDIFGVAMFAAIPLLALVSMLCASRAGGLWLLVPLLVLGWEYGSLALPRRTPTEGRPVRVMTTNLLAPNGDLARVAAAIVVESPDVVAIQELSRPMSAYLARQLRAEYPHQLLGPTDSVDGLGILSRHPIHVEPATGWYQHVCSCQRVTLDVDGRTVTLVNVHPPTPRIEAARLGPLRYPTGFDPSRTSGPLDAALAGIDRRGGPLLIVGDFNTGDRQPKYRELMRDLSDAHREAGWGLGLSFPVREFEGWPGTTLIRIDYVLHDRSIATRAAFTGWMPGSDHRYVVADLLLP